The DNA segment ATCGGCAACGTATTGCGGCTCCAGCATGGGTTGCATGCGAGGCTTGACACCGGAGAACATGCCCGTATTAATGTAATAAGGACAAATTAAGCTCATGTTGATCTGATCATAACCATGCGCCTTGAGGTCGGTCAGCAAGCTCTCATGGAAGCCAATCGTGGCATACTTGGTGGCTGCATAATCACTGCAGCCATAAGTGCCCAACATGCCAGTAACGGAGCTGACAGTGACAATGTGACCGCGATTGTGACGCATCATGTAGGGCAGAAAAGCCTTAACGGTCCAATAGTGCgagatgatgttgatgttgtaggTGTTTTGAATGACACGATCGTGAAGTTCCCAGAACGGTTTGCAGCACACAATGCCCGCATTGTTAATCAAGATATCGACATGACCCACTTCTTCGGTGACCTGTGCAGCTCGTTGATAAACCTGTTCGCGATCAGAGATGTCCACCACATAACCCTTGCAATTGTGATAGCCATGCTTGGCCAGCAGATCCACGGTTGTCTTGATGGCTGCAAAAGTGTTAGCAAAGTGTTTGTTAGCTCatcaaattgtaaatgtaaCAGCTCCGCTTTCACCACACTCAGCGGAGGGTTCCTTAACCCGGCTATTGCTATACTAGCATTAAGTTGCTAATTGGAAATGCTCACGCGCTTCATGTGCTTAGCTGGTGGTTGTTAATTGCCCGCAACGAATGGTAAACGCAAACCTTACCTTCTTGATTGATGTCCCAGATGACAATGCGTGCCTCCAGCTTGGCAAAGTTGAGCGCTATCAAACGTCCCACGCCCCCGCCTCCGCCAGTTATGAGCACCACTTGTCCCGATATGTTCTGTGGCATAAACGAAAGTGAAACTCAATTAACAACAGTTGCCAGGCATAAAAGGTATTGTCAACCTTATTTTATTACGAAATTAGTTTATCTCGTAAATTAGGTCTGCGATATAGATTCAATAGTTTATTGAAAGTGAAGCATAAGACTATTTAATAAGTTGAACGTGCAGTAAAAACGTTTTGCTACCGTcgatttatttacaaattaaatccTAAAGCGACCTGATTTAATTTACGTGTAGGTAAAAGGTGGTTATCctattatgtaattatatttaaatgcagtttTTAAAAAGACTAATTAAGTTATTCATTGACATTTTTGAACGCACTTCAAGTATTTCAATGTTATACAATTGAAGTCTAGCTCAACTCAAGTGTCTAATGACCATGTTGCAggtcattttttatttatttaattacaaactaTCCAAAGATTATGAGTAAtgggtataaatatttaataaagtaaattagTTAAACGTGGACCAAATATTTTTTCTACAGTTAGCTATTAACATATCTAAATCCACAcgatattgaattttattagacactaaataaaataaaaataaattataataaatgcgtttatattttattaaaacatagTCTAGGTATctaaattttatacatttgaAGCCTCATTCAACTTAGTTGAGCGTGAACTAGGTATTATTTCCTATGGTAATTATATTATCATATGTAAGTTTACAGTAagtatttaagattatttataatacaacttaaatatttttgaatgaaGTTTATACTcttatttaattagaaattgaaatatacattTGTCATTTGTATATAGCtgagtaaaattaattttagatTGCTTCgaatgaaattatttgtgaAATCGAGTCGAATTtcggtacatacaataataaggATATTATATATACGATTCCTGAAATTTGGATgttatagaaatatttttgtatagctttggctgacaatctggtatacttattcctttgtatattttgaatagagtactatattaaaataccaaatatagctcattactttagtatattttaagaataataccgcatttagtttttttaattacttctattttcaatttcaattttatacgAATCTCATTATTTCGCATTATCAAAAGAGTTAGGATAGCGTTTATTAGACGTAAACAATGATTAGCTTAATCTGCCAATAAATACAAACGCGATCACTTTAAAGCGTTTTTAAAACGTCACGCAAAATTCAACGCTGCttggcaattcaattaatatttcattagtTTTGTTTCAACAAACGGAAATGCATGTTTACACATGCCTAGACTGcgtttatttatgcatatttaagaCCGAAAAAAAGGTGCGACACGAATATTTAATGTGCTTAACGTTTTGAATAAGTTATAAATGAATACGGAATAATTTCAGTTCATGTTCAGTGAGTGCAAATTGCGAGATTCGTTTACAGTTTCGATATCTTCGCTGTTGCAAGTTTGTTGCCATCTTTGACATAGTCAAAGTTTATACAGCTGCAGCCAAAAGTTCAATCAAGTTTAGAGACAGTCACTACAGTGCGGCATATTAGTTAGTGCACAGCACTTGAGTAAATGAAAAGCGgcttttgcttgtttgctaAGCCATTGAAGAGActgttgcaacattttgtattattttacatGAGTATACCCGGTacacatagggtagaagggtatatTAACTTTGTGTCGGTAGGAAACTTaagtaacaggcagaaggaggcatctacTAAAGTTAGATATATTCATAATCTCAGCGTTAACAACGAAGACGATATTagctgctttgactgacaatctggtatattttaatcttttttggtatatttagaatgcactactttatcaatataccaaatatgactttcggtatattttgcactctatagtatatttttaatataacactatcaatataccaaatatagtgtttggtatatttttaatatttttgtaggatatttggattttttttttaattaataccacagtgttttgtttgtattcaaaatgtgtagcgagtatatcaatataccaaatattgcattcGGCATACTgctagtatttttgcggtatattgattgatatatttcaaatttaataccaCATTGTTTTGATGtgatttaaaatgggtagtgtgtatataaatataccgaatatagtattcggtatatttttagtttttttgcggtatattatttttgtatattttaaatttaataccacactgtttttcttaaattcaaaatgtgtacccggtatctcaaagtcgagcatcCTCGCATCTTTCTTACATGATTTTCCTTTTGCGTAGTATATAATGTCAGGTTTGTGCTTTATGCTTTGCTGAttatgcagctgcaacaacaacaccgacaGAAATTCACGAAAAGTATCAACAATGACAATCACAATTACAATTGCATGCGAAATGAAAAACCCGTTGGCTGGAAAAGCGTTTTCCTTTCCATGTTTAGATTGGTAATAAACCGAGACAAACAATTTGCTGCGTAGCTTCTtcctttgtttttctttgacAAAAAATCTCAATTTCAATGTCAGAAACAAAAACCCCGAAAACAATCGTAAATATTTGCTGTGGTAGCTGGCGTTGAATGAGCACTCACTCGTATTATAAGTGACGTCCACGAGCAAATACGAAATCCAAAATCAAAGAGAGATGGACAGATGGAAAAAAAGACGATTTCATTGATTTGGACAAATAACAAATGTTAAGTCCATTTAACAAATCGCATCGCCGTGTGAAGCGGCGAGCGGAGATCTAAGCTtgattacttttatttttacggACATGCCAATGGAATCCATTGGGGCTTGTCTAAACAACGCCACCGTTTTGTTTGAGATCTTCaagtatgtttttttttgccgaaataaatttgatttttgtgttgtttgagAGATCTCTTCAAGTCTgttggccaaaataaaaaatcttttacaactgtaaatgaaatggaaagtTTTAAAGCCAACAAATTTTGCTTGTTTAGACTTGAGAGAGGAAACATAAAAAAGCAATAGTGTTTGCAAAAAGTTTGTTAGATAATTAATTACGaattttgattgttttcttTGGGGAAGCTTAAAAAAGCGAAGCTAGTTTGccaataatttgttaaataaatagttcattaattaaaagagAAGTTAGTGAAAAAAcgattaacaaaatatatcaaaatttgtaaagaaatccatttattttttcaacgTAGTCTAGataaatagttaattaaataaaaaagatctTAGAGAATCGAAAAAGTTTGATAAAGGTTTATTAAccactttattttttttttaacatattcTGGTTTTTCTTCACAAAAGTGTCAGACTGGTTTCaatcaaaaattattgcttGATGTtcaaatatgtgtgtttttccTAACCTAGTTAACCTATTTAACTACTTCACCTAGTAATTCATATGTTAATTAGCTCACAAAGAGAGTTTTAAGTTGAGTTCATTGtacaactttaaatattttaatatatgggtaattccataacggaatttgtcccgtgcgagactctttacattgaaaataacataaactgaaacaattttgaaaataagaaaagtttatttttatagctctagataagtactttaattagagctaagaatggttttggaattttctttctgttttgttttctgttgtgataattgccaaaattaaccaattcgtacgcaaaaccaaaaaatgaacgaaattatatattttatcgtaaaacagataaagttcctaaaatcaatcttagctctaaatatagtgcttatctaaagctttaagaataacattcacttatttttaaaattgtttcagtttatgttattttcactgcagtgcactgtaATAATTACCCATATGTTGGTCAAgcgtatttaaaaattgttgcttgATGTtcaaatatgtgtgtttttttttcagagTTAACCTATTTAACTACTTCACCTAGTAATTCATATGTTAATTAGACCACAAAGATAGTTTTGATTTGAGTCCATTGtacaactttaaatattttaatattaaaatattttaatattaaaaatatatgttggTCAAGCGTATTTAACCTTCGTCATGAAATTGGCacgttttatattttgttgcttaatgAGTTTCAATGATGTTATTTTATTgcgacaaaaataaaaataataataagcaagtaaaaaagctgcagtcgagagtgcttgactgtgagatattcgatatccattttaaataaaagcacatCAGTTCGGTAACATTCTTAAAACATACcgaataaatactaaaaatatatcaggtgcaatattttgtatattgatatactgcattcaaaaataccatagagagtgaaatataccaaatgctatatttggtatattcatatagtgtgtaaaatataccagattctcGGACAAAATATTCTTCATTGCGAAAATGTAgcttaaaatgaataattacaACAGCATAGGTATTTTTTTCCAATACAGAAGAATTTCGggaataacttttacaatcaAATTATCAGGAATAATAtatactgtagttattattaatttaaagtctAATTTTGCGCAGTGTATCTTAAGCAAACCTCACGCCTAATTAGTCTGAAATTTATTAAGGTTTGCCAAAAAAATGTCGagtggcattttaattaagttttaagaCGAACGATCGTTGAGCTGAATTGATTATGCAATTTAACGGGGGAAGATGTTTGAGTCAGTTTTATTCAAGCAACTAATTTAAGTGACAAGATTCCAAAGCAGTTTACATAAAAACCACAATCCAAGTTGATACTATGAAactagcatttaattaaatcaaaatttgagaGTTTTATGTCAAAAAATTGGTTGGCTTTGTTGgtatgcaaattgattttgatttttcctACCTTTAGCTTTCGAAAGCGGTCGGGCAATATTGTATAATAGAGCGATtccaatatgaaataaattgatttcagCGTGAAGACAATTAAATCCAAGAAAAATTGATAGAAAGCACGCAATGGTTTATCCATATGCAGCAGGTCAGatgttgtcgatgtcgatgtcgtcATAGTTTTGCTCtttcctttcttttattttgcacaAAACTTAATGATCTATTGCTTTGGTGAACTCGAAGGTGGAGGCcttgtaataattatattcGTAATGTGAGTGCCAACGAAAAAAAGCACGTGTATGAAGcgaaattgaatgcaaaacgCGTTCGATCGAAGTCAGATTCAACGCACTTAGCCAAgacaatacaaatttgtggcttttattgcttttatgTTTTCGAGCTTGAGCCTAGTGGCTTTGATCACTTTTGCATGCTAATGAACGTGCAGTCGATTGTatcgaaattcaaattcacttGAATTTCTCTTACTTTTGCTGCTTATTATTTTCGGTGTTTGCGaggtttcgtttttttttttttattattgttattaaaattcgCTGGCGTATCggatctttttttatatttgcctACGATCCACGATCACATCCGTGCACCGTCCGTTAAAGTTGAAGTCACAATACAGACTGAGAAAACCTAAAGCCAACTTTTGGTGGAATCGTCGTGTGCCTCAGAGCAGACCTCAGtttacagtatttttttttcttctttcttttcttctatttcgttgtatgtatttttcatttgtggGCGCCGCGGCTGCTGCAAGATTCACAGAAATGTTGTGTCGTGACCGCAGAAATATCAGcgaataaacaacaacaacaacaacagtagcaacagcgacaacattGTAGCAAACACTTTCTTAACTTGGCTGCTTGATTGCTCGGccgttagttttttttttttttttgtttaaattgtaTGCTTGAGAAGTTAGACAGAACCTGTTTGCTAGTCTATTTTATTAGCTCACGTGCAAGACGTATCAAAAGACTAAACTTGGACTTTTTATAGACTTCCGCACACATTTGAATCTAAATGAGTTGTgcgacaaacaaaagaaagtgATGTGATTACCACACGAGATCTTTCGGTTGGTTGATCATTTTGCCTATTTGTGAAATTGATATGCgcttattaatttaatttagccAAAGTTATGGCATGCTTTTAGGCatgtgcaaaaatatatttaatattatttataaacaaatttaattttgtttattatatgcaaaaaaaaaggtagtTATCGACAAGAAGGaatttataatcaatttttatttgaataaaatggaAGTATTAATGGTTGattaagaaattttattaataatattcgtatactatattttatttttaataatatttgaatcaTTTCTAAGTTTATTTGCAATTCATCTGATTAAAATGCGCTgtcaaatacaaaacaaatttccTTAGTCACCTCTTTCGTTTGCTATGCACCAAGTGCAGTGCGGGTTCAAATCCCAGTGGGGACCAGGTGTTTACCAACtatttaaagttattataatttagtaattttaattatatttcacttttttaaattttttttaaggcattctataaatttatttagattttattatatatattgtttatttatatgaattgtttacctacaaatattttgcagtgCGCTTACATTTGCTTTTGAAAGCAAACATATCTCATAGtaataaaacaattgttttaattaagtattttttgaattttttcacttttttaaatttttttttaaaattattctttataatttatttaaatttaattctgtatattttgtatttaaatatttttcattgcaGTACACTAGCGAGTCTTTAAGTAATAAATCAATGAAtgctttgcatttgctgctgcagttgcccGGTTCGAATCCCGTTGCGTCTCGGGGTAAGAGatgattcatttttttgtaaagaatacatattttacactttttttaaattttaaaatttatcttGTATACCAAACCTACACATTTCTATTATTGTGAACTACacatatttcattcaaaataacGTATGCACTATTCAAGGCATGCGCAGTGCGCACTAACGAAAACCACCCCGTTTGGTTTGCTGTTTATACATCGCTTACTGCTTGTAATTCCCAAGTGCGCGTTCGGCATGTGCCGCTTATAAATAGGAACGAATGTGTAGCGTACTTCGGAAGTGTCTTCTGTGATTGTTCTCTGTGCATTGATCGATACATAGATACCATCTGTTTATCAGATCTGCTCAGTGCCGACCCTCCGTCACACTTTGTTTCCCAGTAATTCTGCCTGGCATTGCTGTGGCAACAGGTTTCGATTGGCTTTCCGCTGCCTTTGCTACCGACGACGGGTCGATTAGCAACAGACGCACGGTCATGCATTCGCATACCCCGCCGCCCAATCCTTCGCCTCGCGTGCATTTCAATCATCTCGATTTGGTTGGAATGGACAAAAGGTAACGGCTTGGGCTGGAGGGCGCTAGTGTTGAAGCCAACAACAGTTGCCCAAGTCAgccattttcaaaatttcttgGTTAAGTAACTTTGTAGCTTAGCTTCGGATTTTCGTAATAAATTTGCTGTTCAGAACACTTCCATGTACGTGGCATTGCCGAGCAATTTGCCCATTCTTTTGCAAAAATTTACAAACACAGCAGTGCAAAGAAGCAGTGTTCACTTGGTAAACAAACGCAAGCAGTGCAAAgttcatttttgtgtgtgttttggacTGCTTTACCCAAATGACTGCGACGTTTTTCCCGTCTCTTGATAATGATAAGATAACTTATTGGTTTTTTGACGATTGCTGTCACATTTTTAGAATTAGTTcgcaatttattaatttatgcaactaactttgttatttattatgcggATTGTTGACGATAATCTGACAATAATTCAAAGTGCGCAACTAGTATAAATTTGTGTATAGATTgaatcaatataaattaagatTACCGAGTATTCTAAAGACAGCACTTGAATGAATAATTCTTGCACAAGTTCTTTGATTATTTGTCGATCGTGGCAATTAAGGTATATAAGGTATGATCTTAAGATCATAATGAGCTTTTTAAAATCATTAGAAAAATCATTCATCCAgaaatatcatatttttgaaaaagtgctgctgaaattcaaatttttactaCTTCGTAGAGCAATGACATGAAATTACACAATTAtgatatgcatatttattgttcCGTTATGCGACGATGATGATCTTTGGGTTGTATGCAACTACTTCTCAATGATTGTGGCAGCAACGTCAACCACAGCAGGAAAGCGACATGCTTGGCATAAGAATGCGCTCTGGCAAAGAAATGATCGATGCCATACAACTCGAAAATGTGTAGAAAAGTGTTTCTAGACGTTAGAGCCAAGTCAGCTACTTGTTGAGGCTGGTTTCCATGACGTGCAGCAAACAAGCGTCTGAAATTGTGACTGCAAtacaaaaaagtttttaataatgaaattatattgtatcttttttttgctcttacAAACTCGAACTATTTAACTGCCTTTCGAGTTGGTTCATCATCGAGTTCATGGCTTCAAGCTGTTCTTGCTTCTCTGTCAAGTCCAGAGTTTGTGCTTTTTGCTTACTCAGAGAATCAGCTTGCAGTTGCTTTAGTTCATCCTCCACCTGCAACTTTTCCCCTATTAATTGTTGCGTGTAACGCTTCTCGTTTTCCAGCTGATGCTGCAGATTGCGATGCTCCAAGAGAGCAGCAAGCAattcttcattatttttgctaGCCTTATACTTAAATTTCTCGCACTAAATAAGCTAAAAGGTTAGTAATTATTTAACACTTTTTGCACTCCCCACTCACCTCTCTTTGGCACTCAGTGAGCGCGTCTTCTAGTTGCTTTTTGTCTGCCGTTAAGCTCAACACAGATGTGTTCAACATGTCGCATGAGTTACGCACTTGATTGATGCTCAGAGTGGACTTtttcagctccagctgcagATCCTCACAGCGTTTCTGCTCCACGCGCATCAGAGAATTACAAACGTGCAACTCGTTCCTGGTTTGCATGGACTGAAGGgatggcaaataaaaaagaagaattcGTTAAG comes from the Drosophila sulfurigaster albostrigata strain 15112-1811.04 chromosome 2L, ASM2355843v2, whole genome shotgun sequence genome and includes:
- the LOC133850195 gene encoding nuclear mitotic apparatus protein 1 isoform X1, producing MDFDLMKRQRKSDSSSSPRRAAVCPTQINLTESWSTVRTQIIRTANNTLDTQDWSASQDSETNGNVKIFTSMMLRAWRRRRADVQRLQLVVENLKSSSMQTRNELHVCNSLMRVEQKRCEDLQLELKKSTLSINQVRNSCDMLNTSVLSLTADKKQLEDALTECQRECEKFKYKASKNNEELLAALLEHRNLQHQLENEKRYTQQLIGEKLQVEDELKQLQADSLSKQKAQTLDLTEKQEQLEAMNSMMNQLERQLNSSSFHNFRRLFAARHGNQPQQVADLALTSRNTFLHIFELYGIDHFFARAHSYAKHVAFLLWLTLLPQSLRSSCIQPKDHHRRITEQ
- the LOC133842721 gene encoding short-chain dehydrogenase/reductase family 16C member 6, translating into MTTSTSTTSDLLHMDKPLRAFYQFFLDLIVFTLKSIYFILESLYYTILPDRFRKLKNISGQVVLITGGGGGVGRLIALNFAKLEARIVIWDINQEAIKTTVDLLAKHGYHNCKGYVVDISDREQVYQRAAQVTEEVGHVDILINNAGIVCCKPFWELHDRVIQNTYNINIISHYWTVKAFLPYMMRHNRGHIVTVSSVTGMLGTYGCSDYAATKYATIGFHESLLTDLKAHGYDQINMSLICPYYINTGMFSGVKPRMQPMLEPQYVADRIEGAVRRNEVWCVLPNSIRLLTPLKCLLPAKMCWELMSRVIRGPESMMMFQGRGRVAHG